Proteins from a single region of Symphalangus syndactylus isolate Jambi chromosome 12, NHGRI_mSymSyn1-v2.1_pri, whole genome shotgun sequence:
- the MINDY1 gene encoding ubiquitin carboxyl-terminal hydrolase MINDY-1 isoform X6 — protein sequence MEHHQPEDPAPGKAGTAEAVIPENHEVLAGPDEHPQDTDARDADGEAGEREPADQALLPSQCGDNLESPLPEASSAPPGTTLGTLPEVETIRACSTPQKLPQSPRTRQPEPDFYWVKWIPWKGERTPIITQSTNGPCPLLAIMNILFLQWKVKLPPQKEVITSDELMAHLGNCLLSIKPQEKSEGLQLNFQQNVDDAMTVLPKLATGLDVNVRFTGVSDFEYTPECSVFDLLGIPLYHGWLVDPQQSPEAVRAVGKLSYNQLVERIITCKHSSDTNLVTEGLIAEQFLETTAAQLTYHGLCELTAAAKEGELSVFFRNNHFSTMTKHKSHLYLLVTDQGFLQEEQVVWESLHNVDGDSCFCDSDFHLSHSLGKGPGAEGGSGSPEKQLQVDQQQQQQPRGALGLTDLELAQQLQQEEYQQQQAVQPVRTWTRAVLPQVGCCPGAHTPGFHLMLCRVQNTCYSCTGLFKVSSLRAFPLPVPLPWSPFLSSSPYSLSQS from the exons ATGGAACACCATCAGCCTGAGGATCCAGCCCCTGGTAAGGCTGGGACTGCAGAAGCAGTCATCCCTGAAAACCATGAGGTTCTGGCAGGCCCAGATGAGCACCCTCAGGACACAGATGCAAGAGATGCTGATGGGGAGGCTGGAGAACGGGAACCAGCAGACCAAGCTTTGCTGCCTAGCCAGTGTGGGGACAACCTTGAGTCCCCTCTGCCTGAAGCTAGCTCAGCTCCACCGGGGACAACCCTTGGGACACTGCCTGAAGTAGAGACAATAAGGGCATGCTCCACGCCCCAGAAGCTTCCTCAGTCCCCCAGGACCAGACAGCCTGAGCCAGATTTCTACTGGGTCAAGTGGATCCCTTGGAAAGGAGAACGGACACCCATCATCACCCAGAGCACTAACGGCCCTTGCCCTCTCCTTGCCATCATGAACATCCTGTTTCTCCAGTGGAAG GTGAAGCTCCCCCCGCAGAAGGAAGTGATCACATCGGATGAGCTCATGGCCCATCTTG GAAACTGCCTCCTGTCCATCAAGCCCCAGGAGAAATCAGAGGGACTTCAGCTTAATTTTCAGCAG AATGTGGATGATGCAATGACAGTGCTGCCTAAACTGGCCACAGGTCTGGATGTCAATGTGCGATTCACAGGCGTCTCTGATTTTGAGTATACACCCGAGTGCAGTGTCTTTGACCTACTAGGCATACCTCTGTACCATGGCTGGCTTGTTGATCCACAG CAGAGTCCTGAGGCTGTGCGTGCAGTTGGGAAACTGAGTTACAACCAGCTGGTGGAGAGGATCATCACCTGCAAACACTCCAGTGACACCAACCTCGTGACAGAAG GCCTGATTGCAGAGCAGTTCCTGGAGACCACCGCGGCCCAGCTGACCTACCACGGACTGTGTGAGCTGACAGCAGCTGCTAAGGAGGGTGAACTTAGCGTCTTTTTCCGAAACAACCACTTTAGCACCATGACTAAGCATAAG AGTCACTTATACCTACTGGTCACTGACCAGGGGTTTCTACAGGAGGAGCAAGTCGTATGGGAGAGCCTGCACAATGTGGATGGAGACAGCTGCTTTTGTGACTCCGACTTTCACCTGAGTCATTCCCTGGGCAAGGGGCCTGGAGCAGAAGGTGGGAGTGGCTCCCCAGAAAAGCAGCTGCAGGTAGACCAG cagcagcagcagcagccacgaGGCGCGCTGGGGCTTACCGACTTGGAGCTGGCCCAGCAGCTTCAGCAAGAGGAGTATCAACAGCAGCAGGCAGTGCAGCCAGTGCGGACGTGGACGCGGGCCGTGTTACCGCAGGTGGGCTGCTGCCCGGGCGCCCACACTCCTGGTTTCCACCTCATGCTTTGCCGGGTCCAGAACACCTGTTATTCCTGCACTGGTCTCTTCAAGGTTTCTTCTCTCAGGGCCTTTCCCCTGCCTGTCCCTCTCCCCTGGAgccccttcctgtcttcctctcccTACTCCCTGTCCCAATCCTGA